The genomic window CTGTCTAAGTACTTCGCTTCCGTAGCCCATTGACTGTAAATCATTCCTTATCAGTAGCAATCCTAGCCAAGTACATTGATCACCATGATTATGAAGCAAGTATTCAATAATTCCTACGTAAACCTGATCTTTATAAAGAATAAATCTCTCTGCACCAATACTCTTCGATTGCCGGAGTTCTTCTTCAATCTCTTCCTGCGGTATATGTTCTTTACCTTTAGATATTAAATTGAAGAATGGTGTGGTATTAATTATTTTTTCTTCGATCCCTACAAGATTAAGGGGAAATTTTATAAATTAAAACAAGCGTAGCGCTCCTTAGTTTGTTTGCTTATTCTTATTGCAGTGATTATGTATAACGTTCTTGCATTCACGAACCCTTACCGACCTAGATAGCTCCTATCTTAGTCGGTGCAGGGTTATCTCCTGAATCTGCTCCTCCGAAATCCCTCTTGGCGACCAAGGGACTCGGAGAGGCCCGCTGCGTGAATGCATTGTTATAGGAAGTAGTCGACCTCTTCGAATTAACCACAAAAATACCCTGACATCATATTTGCATCAAGGTTCATGTGTTAGTATTATTCATTTGTAAATATCCCCACGAGGACCTATCCTAACAATAAAGATTATAAGTTTATCATCAACAATCTCTTATATGACTCGATAAGTTCCGACTCTCAATCAATATACTTCAGCATCATAACCCTGCATCTTTTTTATACTCGAGAATTGCCGTGGTGATTCTTTGATGGATTCTACAGCTTCGAGTATTCGTCTAGCAGTCGGTTAATCAAGTTTTTTCAAGTACTTCTTCGATTCATTCGAAAATTCCAGTTTATAATTCAAGTTCACGTTTTAAGTCCTCCAGTGACGTTGTTTCTCCAGCCTGAAAC from Xylanibacillus composti includes these protein-coding regions:
- a CDS encoding GNAT family N-acetyltransferase; the encoded protein is MKFPLNLVGIEEKIINTTPFFNLISKGKEHIPQEEIEEELRQSKSIGAERFILYKDQVYVGIIEYLLHNHGDQCTWLGLLLIRNDLQSMGYGSEVLRQFEELMTSKEIKKYRIGVIVDNEPAHRFWNKQGFVRVASSINGDNKEIVIYEKTI